One genomic window of Micromonospora sp. WMMD1128 includes the following:
- the pflB gene encoding formate C-acetyltransferase produces the protein MSGNQRTVEPWRGFRDGPWRDTVDVADFVRRNHEPYAGDASFLTGPTERTLAVWDRLRAMFPEERRRGVYDVDAATPSAITSHGPGYVDRERELIVGLQTDAPLRRAIMPAGGLRMVETALRAYGREPDPRVHEIFTRYRRTHNDAVFDAYPSGVLAARRSHVITGLPDAYGRGRIIGDYRRVALYGVDRLVEERHAHKAALDGRRSTDDVIRDREELAEQIRALGELKEMAAGYGFDISRPAATGQQAIQWLYFAYLAATKEQNGAAMSLGRTAGFVDAYLRRDIAEGRLDERGAQELVDDFVIKLRIIRFLRTPEYDQLFSGDPTWVTEALGGMGADGRPLVTRTTFRYLQTLYNLGPAPEPNLTVLWSPRLPAGFKRFCAQVSLDTSAIQYENDELIRPAYDDDTAIACCVSAMRVGRDMQFFGARANLAKALLYAINGGRDELTGEQVAPPTTPVGGETLDHDEVLAAYDRTLDWLAETYVDALNVIHHQHDRYAYERLEMALHDHPVRRFMATGIAGLSVAVDSLSAIRHGRVKVLRDATGLAVDYAVEGEFPTYGNDDDRADEIAVWLVETFAAKLRRQHTYRDAELTMSVLTITSNVVYGRHTGNTPDGRRAGEPFAPGANPMNGRDTHGLVASALSVAKLPYDAARDGISLTGTVTPDGLGHTRAERIANLAGVLDGYTDAGGFHLNVNVLDRATLLDAMAHPERYPQLTVRVSGYAVNFVRLTPEQQRDVVSRTFHGSL, from the coding sequence ATGAGCGGCAACCAGCGCACCGTGGAACCGTGGCGGGGCTTCCGGGACGGGCCGTGGCGCGACACCGTCGACGTGGCGGACTTCGTCCGCCGCAACCACGAGCCCTACGCCGGGGACGCGTCGTTCCTCACCGGGCCGACCGAGCGCACGCTCGCGGTCTGGGACCGGCTCCGGGCGATGTTCCCGGAGGAGCGGCGCCGCGGCGTGTACGACGTGGACGCCGCCACCCCGTCCGCCATCACCTCGCACGGCCCCGGCTACGTCGACCGGGAGCGGGAGCTGATCGTCGGGTTGCAGACCGACGCGCCGCTGCGTCGGGCGATCATGCCGGCCGGTGGGCTGCGCATGGTGGAGACCGCGCTGCGGGCGTACGGGCGCGAACCCGACCCGCGGGTGCACGAGATCTTCACCAGGTACCGCCGGACCCACAACGACGCGGTCTTCGACGCGTACCCGTCGGGCGTGCTGGCCGCCCGACGCTCGCACGTCATCACCGGGCTGCCCGACGCGTACGGGCGAGGCCGGATCATCGGCGACTACCGGCGGGTGGCGCTCTACGGGGTGGACCGGCTGGTCGAGGAGCGCCACGCCCACAAGGCGGCGCTGGACGGCCGGCGCAGCACCGACGACGTGATCCGGGACCGCGAGGAACTGGCCGAGCAGATCCGCGCGCTCGGCGAGCTGAAGGAGATGGCCGCCGGGTACGGCTTCGACATCTCCCGCCCGGCGGCCACCGGCCAGCAGGCGATCCAGTGGCTCTACTTCGCCTACCTGGCCGCGACGAAGGAGCAGAACGGCGCCGCCATGTCGCTCGGCCGCACCGCCGGCTTCGTCGACGCCTACCTGCGGCGGGACATCGCCGAGGGCCGGCTGGACGAGCGCGGCGCGCAGGAGCTCGTCGACGACTTCGTGATCAAGCTGCGGATCATCCGGTTCCTCCGCACCCCCGAGTACGACCAGCTCTTCTCCGGCGACCCGACCTGGGTCACCGAGGCGCTCGGCGGGATGGGCGCGGACGGCCGGCCGCTCGTCACCCGCACCACGTTCCGCTACCTGCAGACCCTCTACAACCTCGGCCCGGCACCGGAACCCAACCTGACCGTGCTCTGGTCGCCCCGGCTGCCGGCGGGGTTCAAGCGGTTCTGCGCCCAGGTGTCGCTGGACACCAGCGCCATCCAGTACGAGAACGACGAGCTGATCCGTCCCGCGTACGACGACGACACCGCGATCGCCTGCTGCGTCTCGGCCATGCGGGTGGGGCGGGACATGCAGTTCTTCGGCGCCCGCGCGAACCTGGCCAAGGCGCTGCTCTACGCGATCAACGGTGGCCGGGACGAGCTGACCGGCGAGCAGGTCGCGCCGCCGACCACGCCGGTCGGCGGCGAGACGCTCGACCACGACGAGGTCCTCGCGGCGTACGACCGGACGCTGGACTGGCTCGCCGAGACGTACGTGGACGCGCTGAACGTGATCCACCACCAGCACGACAGGTACGCGTACGAACGGCTGGAGATGGCGCTGCACGACCACCCGGTGCGCCGGTTCATGGCCACCGGCATCGCCGGCCTCTCGGTCGCCGTGGACAGCCTCTCGGCCATCCGGCACGGCCGGGTCAAGGTGCTGCGCGACGCCACCGGGCTGGCCGTCGACTACGCGGTCGAGGGCGAGTTCCCCACGTACGGCAACGACGACGACCGGGCCGACGAGATCGCCGTGTGGTTGGTCGAGACGTTCGCGGCGAAGCTGCGTCGCCAGCACACCTACCGGGACGCCGAACTGACCATGTCGGTGCTCACGATCACCTCGAACGTGGTCTACGGCCGGCACACCGGCAACACCCCGGACGGGCGGCGGGCCGGTGAGCCGTTCGCGCCCGGGGCCAACCCGATGAACGGCCGGGACACCCACGGCCTGGTCGCCTCGGCGCTGTCGGTAGCGAAGCTGCCGTACGACGCGGCCCGCGACGGCATCTCGCTGACCGGCACGGTCACCCCGGACGGCCTGGGGCACACCCGCGCCGAGCGGATCGCCAACCTGGCCGGGGTGCTCGACGGCTACACCGACGCCGGCGGGTTCCACCTCAACGTCAACGTCCTGGACCGGGCCACGCTGCTCGACGCGATGGCCCACCCGGAGCGGTACCCGCAGCTCACCGTCCGGGTCTCCGGGTACGCGGTGAACTTCGTCCGGCTCACGCCGGAGCAGCAGCGGGACGTGGTGTCCCGGACGTTCCACGGGTCGCTGTGA
- the pflA gene encoding pyruvate formate-lyase-activating protein: protein MTGRPPAAPVSAPPVLHGAVHSWDTSVGVDGPGTRFVVFLAGCPLRCRYCHSPDTWYGRSGRRRTVDEMVALVARYRRFVQVAGGGVTISGGEPLLQPAFTGALLRRCRALGLHTALDTSGFLGDRADDALLDATDLVLLDVKAGSPATYRRVTGTGRLAPTLRFARRLADRGTPMWIRYVLVPGLTDAVDEVARVADVAAGLAGVQRVEVLPFHRLGAHKYAELGLAFPLAGTAPPDAELLARVRGQFAARGLTVT from the coding sequence GTGACCGGCCGGCCCCCGGCGGCGCCGGTGTCGGCGCCGCCGGTCCTCCACGGGGCGGTGCACTCCTGGGACACGTCGGTCGGGGTGGACGGGCCCGGCACGCGCTTCGTCGTGTTCCTCGCCGGCTGCCCGCTGCGCTGCCGGTACTGCCACAGCCCGGACACCTGGTACGGGCGCAGCGGCCGGCGGCGCACGGTGGACGAGATGGTCGCCCTGGTCGCGCGGTACCGCCGGTTCGTCCAGGTGGCCGGCGGGGGCGTCACGATCAGCGGCGGCGAGCCGCTGCTCCAGCCGGCGTTCACCGGGGCGCTGCTGCGCCGCTGCCGGGCGCTCGGCCTGCACACCGCGTTGGACACCTCCGGGTTCCTCGGCGACCGCGCCGACGACGCGCTGCTGGACGCCACCGACCTGGTGCTGCTGGACGTGAAGGCGGGCAGCCCGGCGACGTACCGCCGGGTCACCGGCACCGGCCGGCTCGCGCCGACGCTGCGGTTCGCCCGCCGACTGGCCGACCGGGGTACGCCGATGTGGATCCGGTACGTGCTGGTGCCCGGGCTGACCGACGCGGTCGACGAGGTGGCCCGGGTGGCGGACGTGGCCGCCGGGCTGGCCGGCGTGCAGCGCGTCGAGGTGCTGCCGTTCCACCGCCTCGGCGCGCACAAGTACGCCGAGCTGGGCCTGGCCTTCCCCCTCGCGGGCACCGCGCCGCCCGATGCGGAGTTGCTGGCCCGGGTACGCGGGCAGTTCGCCGCCCGTGGCCTGACCGTCACCTGA
- a CDS encoding cyclic nucleotide-binding domain-containing protein, with protein sequence MTPLEMLRVHPFLAGLPDGWLPRLTGHARPVAWHPGHRLFRAGQPAERFWLVRSGQVALDFPVPGRGDVGIETIGAGGVLGWSWLFPPYRWQFGAVATRRGTAVEFDAAGVRRLMESDDTLGRQLTERFMSVVVDRLQASRVRLLDLYGYSGSVAS encoded by the coding sequence ATGACCCCGCTGGAGATGCTGCGCGTGCATCCGTTCCTGGCCGGGCTGCCCGACGGGTGGCTGCCTCGGCTCACCGGTCACGCCCGCCCGGTGGCCTGGCATCCCGGGCACCGGTTGTTCCGGGCCGGGCAGCCGGCCGAGCGGTTCTGGCTGGTCCGCAGCGGCCAGGTGGCGTTGGACTTCCCGGTGCCCGGTCGCGGTGACGTGGGCATCGAGACGATCGGCGCGGGTGGGGTGCTCGGCTGGTCCTGGCTCTTCCCGCCCTACCGCTGGCAGTTCGGGGCGGTGGCCACCCGGCGCGGCACGGCGGTCGAGTTCGACGCGGCGGGGGTGCGCCGGCTGATGGAGTCCGACGACACGCTGGGCCGGCAGCTCACCGAACGGTTCATGAGCGTGGTGGTGGACCGCCTCCAGGCGTCCCGGGTCCGGCTGCTGGACCTGTACGGCTATTCCGGGTCCGTGGCGAGCTGA
- a CDS encoding universal stress protein produces MNRPVVAGVDGSPSSLAAADQAAAAAVARSRPLLLVHGYLHPLGYGVPLNPYDVGVPAPTAEAEKMLERVAADLADRHPGLRVEVRQVAGGPGAALVEESRRAELVVVGSRGVGGFTGLLLGSVGGQLAQHGHCPVLVVRPAEQPIPVGGPVLVGVDGSESAGYAVELAADEADRRDAELVLVHVAAPERGAAVPEAAASVPDRAEAAELLGEAADRVRTAHPGLRVTERTMVDASPETALRDASGEASLVVVGSRGRGGFAGLLLGSVSQALVQHAHCPVLVAHPPSPTGD; encoded by the coding sequence ATGAACCGACCCGTCGTGGCGGGGGTGGACGGATCACCGTCCAGCCTGGCCGCCGCCGACCAGGCCGCCGCCGCCGCGGTGGCACGCTCCCGGCCGCTGCTGCTGGTGCACGGCTACCTGCACCCGCTCGGGTACGGCGTGCCGCTCAACCCGTACGACGTCGGGGTGCCGGCGCCCACCGCGGAGGCGGAGAAGATGCTCGAACGGGTGGCTGCCGACCTGGCCGACCGGCACCCGGGGCTGCGGGTGGAGGTCCGCCAGGTCGCCGGTGGTCCGGGCGCGGCCCTGGTGGAGGAGTCGCGCCGGGCCGAGCTGGTGGTGGTGGGCAGCCGGGGCGTGGGCGGCTTCACCGGGCTGCTGCTCGGCTCGGTGGGCGGGCAGCTCGCGCAGCACGGGCACTGCCCGGTGCTCGTCGTCCGCCCCGCGGAACAGCCGATCCCCGTGGGCGGTCCGGTGCTGGTCGGGGTGGACGGCTCCGAGTCCGCCGGGTACGCCGTCGAGCTGGCCGCGGACGAGGCCGACCGCCGGGACGCCGAGCTGGTGCTGGTGCACGTCGCCGCGCCGGAGCGCGGTGCGGCGGTGCCGGAGGCCGCAGCGAGTGTTCCCGACCGGGCCGAGGCCGCCGAGCTGCTGGGTGAGGCCGCCGACCGGGTCCGGACGGCGCACCCGGGGCTGCGGGTGACCGAGCGCACCATGGTCGACGCCTCGCCGGAGACGGCGCTGCGGGACGCGAGCGGGGAGGCGTCGTTGGTGGTGGTTGGTTCCCGGGGACGGGGCGGCTTCGCCGGGCTGCTGCTCGGCTCGGTCAGCCAGGCCCTGGTGCAGCACGCCCACTGCCCGGTGCTTGTCGCCCACCCACCGTCGCCGACCGGCGACTGA
- a CDS encoding CE1759 family FMN reductase yields the protein MTRRTLAVVSAGLGQPSSTRLLADQLAAAARDELAGRGADVELRPVELREHAHDVVNHLLTGFAPGALRQTLDVIAAADGLIAVTPIFNASYNGLFKSFFDVVDADALAGTPVLLGATGGTARHSLALEHAVRPMFTYLRAVTLPTAVFAAPEDWAGDDGDSALRARIRRAAAELAEQVDRRPPATGPADPFALITDFADLLAGRDPA from the coding sequence ATGACCCGGCGTACCCTCGCGGTTGTCTCGGCCGGTCTCGGCCAGCCCTCGTCCACCCGGCTGCTCGCCGACCAGCTCGCCGCGGCTGCCCGCGACGAGTTGGCCGGCCGCGGCGCGGACGTGGAGCTGCGCCCGGTGGAGCTGCGCGAGCACGCCCACGACGTGGTCAACCATCTGCTCACCGGCTTCGCGCCGGGCGCGCTGCGACAGACCCTCGACGTGATCGCGGCGGCGGACGGGCTGATCGCGGTGACGCCGATCTTCAACGCGTCCTACAACGGGTTGTTCAAGTCCTTCTTCGACGTGGTGGACGCCGACGCGCTGGCCGGCACGCCGGTGCTGCTCGGGGCCACCGGCGGCACCGCCCGGCACTCGCTGGCGCTGGAACACGCGGTCCGGCCGATGTTCACGTACCTGCGGGCGGTGACGCTGCCGACGGCGGTCTTCGCCGCGCCCGAGGACTGGGCCGGCGACGACGGCGACAGCGCGCTGCGGGCCCGCATCCGCCGTGCGGCGGCCGAGCTGGCCGAGCAGGTGGACCGCCGGCCCCCGGCGACCGGCCCGGCCGACCCATTCGCCCTCATCACCGACTTCGCCGACCTGCTCGCCGGCCGCGACCCGGCCTGA
- a CDS encoding LLM class flavin-dependent oxidoreductase: protein MQFGIFTVGDVTVDPTTGRLPSERDRIKAMTAIALKAEEVGLDVFATGEHHNPPFVPSSPTTMLGWIAARTERLLLSTSTTLITTNDPVKIAEDYAMLQHLADGRVDLMMGRGNTGPVYPWFGQDIRNGIPLAIENYDLLHRLWREDVVDWKGKFRTPLQSFTSTPRPLDGVPPFVWHGSIRSPEIAEQAAYYGDGFFANHIFWPKEHTQRMVGLYRQRWAHYGHGTPDQAIVGLGGQVFMRRNSQDAVREFRPYFDNAPVYGHGPSLEEFTRETPLTVGSPQQVIDRTLGFREYVGDYQRQLFLMDHAGLPLKTVLEQLDLLGEEVVPVLRKEFDSMRPAHVPEAPTHASLLAARDAVTTTVDAAATAGEGR from the coding sequence ATGCAGTTCGGAATCTTCACCGTCGGTGACGTCACCGTCGACCCGACCACCGGGCGGCTGCCGTCCGAGCGTGACCGGATCAAGGCCATGACCGCCATCGCGCTCAAGGCCGAAGAGGTCGGCCTGGACGTCTTCGCCACCGGCGAGCACCACAACCCGCCGTTCGTGCCGTCGTCGCCGACCACCATGCTCGGCTGGATCGCCGCGCGCACCGAACGGCTGCTCCTGTCGACCTCGACCACGCTGATCACCACGAACGACCCGGTCAAGATCGCCGAGGACTACGCGATGCTCCAGCACCTGGCCGACGGCCGGGTGGATCTGATGATGGGTCGCGGCAACACCGGCCCGGTCTACCCGTGGTTCGGGCAGGACATCCGCAACGGCATCCCGCTCGCCATCGAGAACTACGACCTGCTGCACCGGCTGTGGCGGGAGGACGTAGTCGACTGGAAGGGTAAGTTCCGCACGCCGTTGCAGTCGTTCACCTCGACCCCGCGCCCGCTCGACGGCGTACCGCCGTTCGTCTGGCACGGCTCGATTCGCAGCCCGGAGATCGCCGAGCAGGCCGCCTACTACGGCGACGGCTTCTTCGCCAACCACATCTTCTGGCCCAAGGAGCACACCCAGCGGATGGTCGGCCTCTACCGCCAGCGCTGGGCGCACTACGGCCACGGCACGCCCGACCAGGCCATCGTCGGCCTCGGCGGGCAGGTCTTCATGCGCCGCAACTCGCAGGACGCGGTACGGGAGTTCCGGCCGTACTTCGACAACGCCCCGGTCTACGGGCACGGCCCGTCGCTTGAGGAGTTCACCCGGGAGACGCCGCTGACCGTCGGCAGCCCGCAGCAGGTCATCGACCGCACGCTCGGCTTCCGCGAGTACGTCGGCGACTACCAGCGGCAGCTCTTCCTGATGGACCACGCCGGCCTGCCGCTGAAGACCGTGCTGGAGCAGCTCGACCTGCTGGGTGAGGAGGTGGTCCCGGTGTTGCGCAAGGAGTTCGACTCGATGCGTCCGGCGCACGTGCCCGAGGCGCCCACCCACGCCAGCCTCCTGGCCGCCCGCGACGCCGTGACGACCACCGTCGACGCCGCCGCGACCGCGGGGGAGGGGCGATGA
- a CDS encoding DNA-3-methyladenine glycosylase produces the protein MTSYPWLDAPAAEIAATARTLLGWTVSANGVRVRLTEVEAYAGTGADPASHAHRGPTPRNRVMFGPAGHVYVYFVFGMHWCANIVCGRDGEAAAVLLRAGAVVDGIETARERRPRASDRDLGRGPARLVTALGLGRDANGTSAVDGTGPLLLAAPESPVDPARITAGPRVGVAAAHDLPWRFWLIDEPSVSAYRRHTPRRRQPAAR, from the coding sequence ATGACGTCGTACCCCTGGCTCGACGCGCCGGCCGCGGAGATCGCAGCCACCGCGCGGACCCTGCTCGGTTGGACCGTGTCGGCGAACGGCGTCCGCGTCCGGCTCACCGAGGTCGAGGCGTACGCCGGCACCGGGGCGGATCCGGCCTCGCACGCCCACCGTGGGCCGACGCCGCGCAACCGGGTCATGTTCGGGCCGGCCGGGCACGTCTACGTGTACTTCGTGTTCGGCATGCACTGGTGCGCGAACATCGTCTGCGGGCGCGACGGCGAGGCGGCGGCCGTGCTGCTGCGCGCCGGCGCCGTGGTGGACGGGATCGAGACCGCCCGCGAGCGCCGTCCCCGCGCGAGCGACCGGGATCTCGGGCGCGGGCCGGCCCGGCTGGTCACCGCGCTCGGCCTCGGCCGGGACGCGAACGGCACCTCGGCGGTCGACGGCACCGGACCGCTGCTCCTGGCCGCGCCGGAGAGCCCGGTCGACCCGGCGCGGATCACCGCCGGCCCCCGGGTCGGTGTCGCCGCCGCGCACGACCTGCCCTGGCGGTTCTGGTTGATCGACGAGCCGAGCGTGAGCGCCTACCGCCGGCACACCCCGCGCCGCCGCCAACCGGCGGCCCGGTAG